A single window of Vigna unguiculata cultivar IT97K-499-35 chromosome 1, ASM411807v1, whole genome shotgun sequence DNA harbors:
- the LOC114188764 gene encoding uncharacterized protein LOC114188764 — translation MAERNDIQMQIVALSQHLERLMKQQQDEFHDRLDQLENRTPPRGGGGGPQRNEGRIEGVRLNVTPFKGRSDPEAYLEWELKIEHVFSCNNYSEEQKVRLAATEFSDYALIWWNKLQRQRIRDEEPLVDTLDEMKRVKRKWYVPSSFHRDLKLKLQRHSQGSKGVDEYYKEMEILIIQAKIEEDPEVTMARFLNGLNHDIRDVIELQEFVEMKDLLHKAIQVEQQIKRKSTTRKSSTNFNSSNYRDKVKKEGVTSSSNSVLSNERKIVQKKVEHPPKRTREVKGFKCLGMGHYAYECPTKKTVLLKENWEYTSDSDDNDGEVEESDGELKANVGELYMIRRIMGSQVKDEDASQRENNFHTRCSVNGNVCLVIINGGSCTNVVSSRLVSKMNTKPHPRPYKLQWLSEGEEVQVKKQAKVSFSIGKYQDKILCDVVPMEASHILLGRPWRYDIKAIHDGFTNKISFMYQDKKWSSNPYLLKRCVRIK, via the coding sequence ATGGCAGAAAGGAATGATATTCAGATGCAAATTGTTGCATTATCTCAACATTTGGAGAGGTTGATGAAGCAACAACAAGATGAGTTTCATGATAGGTTGGACCAACTAGAGAATAGAACCCCAccaagaggaggaggaggagggccACAAAGGAATGAAGGGAGAATAGAAGGAGTAAGGTTGAATGTGACACCTTTCAAGGGGAGGAGTGATCCTGAAGCTTACTTGGAGTGGGAGCTGAAAATTGAGCAtgtattttcttgtaataattaTAGTGAGGAGCAAAAGGTAAGGCTTGCAGCAACTGAATTTTCTGATTATGCTTTAATTTGGTGGAACAAGTTGCAAAGACAAAGGATTAGAGATGAGGAGCCTTTGGTGGACACTTTGGATGAGATGAAAAGGGTCAAGAGGAAGTGGTATGTACCTTCTAGCTTCCATAGggacttaaaattaaaactacaaAGACATTCTCAAGGAAGCAAAGGAGTGGATGAGTATTATAAGGAGATGGAGATTCTTATCATCCAAGCCAAAATTGAAGAAGATCCCGAGGTAACTATGGCACGTTTCCTTAATGGATTAAATCATGATATTAGAGATGTTATTGAGTTGCAGGAGTTTGTGGAGATGAAGGATCTATTGCATAAGGCCATACAggtagaacaacaaattaaaagaaagagtACAACAAGAAAGAGTTCTACCAATTTCAATTCTTCAAACTACAGAGATAAAGTAAAGAAAGAAGGTGTTACCTCTTCTAGCAATTCAGTACTTTCTAATGAACGAAAAATAGTTCAAAAGAAAGTTGAACATCCACCAAAGAGAACTAGAGAAGTGAAaggttttaaatgtttgggcaTGGGACATTATGCCTATGAGTGTCCTACAAAGAAGACCGTTCTTCTTAAGGAAAATTGGGAGTACACAAGCGATTCTGATGATAATGATGGAGAGGTAGAAGAGAGTGATGGCGAGTTGAAAGCTAATGTAGGAGAGTTGTACATGATTAGGAGGATAATGGGAAGTCAAGTCAAGGACGAGGATGCATCTCAAAGGGAGAATAATTTTCATACAAGATGTTCAGTTAATGGTAATGTATGTTTGGTAATCATTAATGGAGGAAGTTGTACTAATGTGGTGAGTTCAAGATTAGTGTCAAAGATGAACACTAAACCACATCCTAGGCCATACAAACTTCAATGGCTTAGTGAAGGAGAAGAAGTCCAAGTGAAAAAACAAGCTAAAGTCTCTTTCTCCATTGGGAAATATCAAGATAAGATCTTATGTGATGTGGTTCCTATGGAGGCTAGCCATATTCTTTTGGGAAGACCGTGGCGGTATGACATTAAAGCCATTCATGATGGCTTCACTAACAAAATCTCTTTCATGTATCAAGATAAAAAGTGGTCCTCAAACCCTTATCTCCTAAAGAGGTGTGTGaggatcaaataa
- the LOC114177619 gene encoding uncharacterized protein LOC114177619 translates to MHIQRYIQRWIHEFKKRIYIAPYIEGSHWQLIIICPIDRIVVWFCSLHKKPSKEMKTLIQRAINVSGVLDGKSTASSSHLDWIYPKCNRQRGSFECGYYVMHWMWTIARATIVDSWADVFDGVEPLGKDKIEDIRKEWARYFLWLKH, encoded by the exons ATGCACATTCAAAGATATATTCAACGATGGATTCatgaattcaagaaaagaatttACATCGCCCCTTATATTGAAGG GTCTCATTGgcaattgattattatttgcCCCATAGACCGTATTGTCGTTTGGTTTTGTTCATTGCACAAGAAGCCAAGCAAAGAAATGAAAACTTTAATACAAAG agCTATTAATGTAAGTGGTGTCTTGGATGGTAAATCCACTGCATCTTCATCTCATCTGGATTGGATTTATCCTAag tgCAATAGGCAACGTGGAAGCTTTGAGTGTGGATACTATGTTATGCATTGGATGTGGACTATAGCTCGTGCTACCATTGTTGATTCATGGGCCGAT GTTTTTGATGGAGTCGAGCCATTGggtaaagataaaattgaagataTTCGCAAGGAATGGGCAAGATATTTTTTGTGGCTAAAACATTAG